The following proteins are co-located in the Vigna unguiculata cultivar IT97K-499-35 chromosome 9, ASM411807v1, whole genome shotgun sequence genome:
- the LOC114164764 gene encoding preprotein translocase subunit SECY, chloroplastic isoform X2, producing MLITVREASCSSPLNFWLNRFKPKPFKPLKTSICQASFSVQRTPTHSWKTPHLSTSDEAHFDPLGINSDLPSALNSTWENLLCLFTQPFESTSSTEKGKPNNSQGVAAAIEDSSIDFGDFFKGPLPGKFLKLLGLLALSRLGVYIPLGGVNRDAFVGNLDQNSLLSTLDSFSGGGIGRLGVCSLGIVPFINAQIVFQLLAQIYPKLQDLQKREGEAGRKKILQYTRYASVGFAIVQAIGQVLYLRPYVNDFSVEWVISSVILLTLGSVFTTYIGERITDLKLGNGTSLLIFTNIISYLPASFGRTIAQAFNDANYVGLATIIVSFVFLVVGIVYVQEAERKIPINYASRYASKSTGLEKSAYLPFKVNSSGVMPIIFSTSSLALPGTLARFTGLTALKKAAVALNPGGSFYLPFNILLIAFFNYYYTFLQLDPDDVSEQLKRQGASIPLVRPGRSTATFIKTVLSRISVLGSTFLAILAAGPAVVEQITHLTAFRGFAGTSVLILVGCATDTARKVQAEIISQKYKNIEFYDFDKY from the exons ATGTTGATAACTGTTAGGGAAGCTTCATGTTCTTCTCCCCTCAATTTCTGGCTTAATCGTTTCAAACCAAAACCTTTTAAACCATTGAAAACATCCATTTGCCAAGCCAGTTTCTCTGTCCAAAGAACACCCACTCATTCATGGAAAACTCCTCATCTCTCAACAAG TGATGAAGCACATTTTGATCCCTTGGGTATCAACTCAGATTTACCTTCTGCTTTGAATTCTACCTGGGAAAATCTGTTGTGCTTGTTTACACAACCGTTTGAGAGTACTTCAAGTACAGAAAAGGGAAAACCTAACAACTCACAAGGGGTGGCAG CTGCAATAGAGGATAGTTCAATAGACTTTGGTGACTTTTTTAAAGGTCCACTTCCAGGGAAGTTTCTCAAACTTTTAGGGCTTCTTGCCTTGTCACGGCTCGGAGTTTACATACCCCTAGGTGGAGTTAATAGGGATGCTTTTGTTGGAAATTTAGATCAGAACAGTTTGCTAAGCACTTTGGACTCGTTTTCTGGTGGTGGTATTGGTAGACTTGGGGTATGCTCCCTTGGTATTGTTCCCTTCATCAATGCACAGATTGTTTTCCAGCTTCTTGCACAAATATATCCTAAATTGCAAGATCTTCAAAAGAGAGAAGGTGAGGCTGGAAGAAAGAAAATTCTGCAGTACACTCGATATGCTTCAGTCGGATTTGCCATTGTGCAG GCAATCGGCCAAGTTCTTTACCTACGTCCCTATGTCAATGACTTTTCTGTGGAGTGGGTTATTTCTTCTGTAATCTTATTGACTCTTGGCTCTGTGTTTACAACATATATTGGGGAACGAATTACAGACCTAAAACTTGGGAATGGTACTTCTCTTTTGATATTCACAAACATTATATCCTACTTGCCAGcttcttttggtaggacaattgCACAAGCATTTAATGATGCTAACTATGTTGGACTTGCTACCATTATCGTGTCTTTCGTGTTTTTGGTGGTTGGTATCGTTTATGTTCAG GAAGCAGAGAGAAAAATCCCTATTAACTATGCTTCTAGATACGCCAGCAAAAGTACTGGACTTGAAAAGTCTGCTTACCTACCCTTTAAG GTAAATAGCTCTGGAGTAATGCCTATCATCTTCTCTACGTCGTCATTAGCTCTTCCTGGTACTTTAGCACGCTTCACTGGTTTAACTGCTTTAAAGAAGGCTGCGGTGGCACTAAATCCAGGAG GTTCCTTCTATCTTCCGTTCAACATACTTTTGATAGCCTTCTTCAACTATTATTACACTTTCCTACAATTGGACCCTGATGATGTGAGTGAACAACTGAAACGACAAGGTGCTTCAATTCCACTTGTCAGACCAGGCAGAAGTACAGCTACATTTATCAAAACA GTTCTTAGTAGAATATCAGTTCTGGGTTCAACATTTTTGGCTATCTTGGCTGCTGGTCCAGCAGTTGTAGAACAGATCACTCACTTGACTGCATTTCGGGGATTTGCAGGAACTTCTGTTCTTATTCTTGTTGGTTGTGCAACAGACACGGCAAGAAAAGTTCAAGCTGAGATTATATCTCAAAAGTACAAGAACATAGAGTTCTatgattttgataaatattga
- the LOC114164764 gene encoding preprotein translocase subunit SECY, chloroplastic isoform X1, with product MLITVREASCSSPLNFWLNRFKPKPFKPLKTSICQASFSVQRTPTHSWKTPHLSTSSDEAHFDPLGINSDLPSALNSTWENLLCLFTQPFESTSSTEKGKPNNSQGVAAAIEDSSIDFGDFFKGPLPGKFLKLLGLLALSRLGVYIPLGGVNRDAFVGNLDQNSLLSTLDSFSGGGIGRLGVCSLGIVPFINAQIVFQLLAQIYPKLQDLQKREGEAGRKKILQYTRYASVGFAIVQAIGQVLYLRPYVNDFSVEWVISSVILLTLGSVFTTYIGERITDLKLGNGTSLLIFTNIISYLPASFGRTIAQAFNDANYVGLATIIVSFVFLVVGIVYVQEAERKIPINYASRYASKSTGLEKSAYLPFKVNSSGVMPIIFSTSSLALPGTLARFTGLTALKKAAVALNPGGSFYLPFNILLIAFFNYYYTFLQLDPDDVSEQLKRQGASIPLVRPGRSTATFIKTVLSRISVLGSTFLAILAAGPAVVEQITHLTAFRGFAGTSVLILVGCATDTARKVQAEIISQKYKNIEFYDFDKY from the exons ATGTTGATAACTGTTAGGGAAGCTTCATGTTCTTCTCCCCTCAATTTCTGGCTTAATCGTTTCAAACCAAAACCTTTTAAACCATTGAAAACATCCATTTGCCAAGCCAGTTTCTCTGTCCAAAGAACACCCACTCATTCATGGAAAACTCCTCATCTCTCAACAAG CAGTGATGAAGCACATTTTGATCCCTTGGGTATCAACTCAGATTTACCTTCTGCTTTGAATTCTACCTGGGAAAATCTGTTGTGCTTGTTTACACAACCGTTTGAGAGTACTTCAAGTACAGAAAAGGGAAAACCTAACAACTCACAAGGGGTGGCAG CTGCAATAGAGGATAGTTCAATAGACTTTGGTGACTTTTTTAAAGGTCCACTTCCAGGGAAGTTTCTCAAACTTTTAGGGCTTCTTGCCTTGTCACGGCTCGGAGTTTACATACCCCTAGGTGGAGTTAATAGGGATGCTTTTGTTGGAAATTTAGATCAGAACAGTTTGCTAAGCACTTTGGACTCGTTTTCTGGTGGTGGTATTGGTAGACTTGGGGTATGCTCCCTTGGTATTGTTCCCTTCATCAATGCACAGATTGTTTTCCAGCTTCTTGCACAAATATATCCTAAATTGCAAGATCTTCAAAAGAGAGAAGGTGAGGCTGGAAGAAAGAAAATTCTGCAGTACACTCGATATGCTTCAGTCGGATTTGCCATTGTGCAG GCAATCGGCCAAGTTCTTTACCTACGTCCCTATGTCAATGACTTTTCTGTGGAGTGGGTTATTTCTTCTGTAATCTTATTGACTCTTGGCTCTGTGTTTACAACATATATTGGGGAACGAATTACAGACCTAAAACTTGGGAATGGTACTTCTCTTTTGATATTCACAAACATTATATCCTACTTGCCAGcttcttttggtaggacaattgCACAAGCATTTAATGATGCTAACTATGTTGGACTTGCTACCATTATCGTGTCTTTCGTGTTTTTGGTGGTTGGTATCGTTTATGTTCAG GAAGCAGAGAGAAAAATCCCTATTAACTATGCTTCTAGATACGCCAGCAAAAGTACTGGACTTGAAAAGTCTGCTTACCTACCCTTTAAG GTAAATAGCTCTGGAGTAATGCCTATCATCTTCTCTACGTCGTCATTAGCTCTTCCTGGTACTTTAGCACGCTTCACTGGTTTAACTGCTTTAAAGAAGGCTGCGGTGGCACTAAATCCAGGAG GTTCCTTCTATCTTCCGTTCAACATACTTTTGATAGCCTTCTTCAACTATTATTACACTTTCCTACAATTGGACCCTGATGATGTGAGTGAACAACTGAAACGACAAGGTGCTTCAATTCCACTTGTCAGACCAGGCAGAAGTACAGCTACATTTATCAAAACA GTTCTTAGTAGAATATCAGTTCTGGGTTCAACATTTTTGGCTATCTTGGCTGCTGGTCCAGCAGTTGTAGAACAGATCACTCACTTGACTGCATTTCGGGGATTTGCAGGAACTTCTGTTCTTATTCTTGTTGGTTGTGCAACAGACACGGCAAGAAAAGTTCAAGCTGAGATTATATCTCAAAAGTACAAGAACATAGAGTTCTatgattttgataaatattga
- the LOC114164763 gene encoding cyclic nucleotide-gated ion channel 17 isoform X1: MELKKGKLVRFYSDGKKHKKPVWGASEPPALKPSNLLPLGKNRIVETFRISGSKVFPEDHEPWRKRILDPGSEIVLKWNRVFIVSCLVALFVDPLYFYLPSVTESTASSCVRTDLTLRIVVTFLRTIADLFYLLHLIIKFRTAYVAPSSRVFGRGELVMDPRKIARRYFRSDFFIDFIATLPLPQMVIWFIIPATRSPQTDHKNNALALIVLLQYVPRLYLIFPLSSQIIKATGVVTKTAWAGAAYNLLLYMLASHVLGASWYLLSVDRYTTCLKSFCKKEQNPENCFGYLDCSSLNVDLRKLWANSTNVFSSCDPSNKDINFKFGIFENAVKKHVVSSAFIPKYLYCLWWGLQQLSSYGQNLETSTFIGETSFAIVIAILGLVLFSHLIGNMQTYLQSITIRLEEWRLKRRDTEEWMKHRQLPEDLRSRVRRFVQYKWLATRGVDEETILRALPADLRRDIQRHLCLDLVRRVPFFSQMDDQLLDAICERLVSSLSTQGTYIVREGDPVTEMLFIIRGRLDSCTTNGGRTGFFNSIILRPGDFCGEELLSWALLPKSTINLPSSTRTVKAISEVEAFALRAEDLKFVANQFRRLHSKKLQHTFRFYSHHWRTWAACFIQAAWRRYKKRISMKDLGLRESIPSDETVASEREQEDYSASSNSTQAKLNLGATILASRFAANTRRGALKIKDDMPKLPKPEEPDFSAEADDD, translated from the exons ATGGAATTGAAAAAGGGAAAGCTTGTCAG GTTCTACTCGGATggcaaaaagcataaaaaacCAGTGTGGGGAGCTTCTGAGCCTCCAGCGCTTAAACCTAGCAATTTGCTGCCATTGGGGAAAAATAGAATTGTTGAAACATTTAGAATTAGCGGATCGAAGGTATTCCCGGAGGACCACGAGCCGTGGCGTAAAAGAATTCTTGACCCTGGTAGTGAGATTGTGTTGAAATGGAACCGGGTCTTCATAGTTTCATGCTTGGTGGCTCTTTTTGTTGATCCACTGTACTTTTATTTGCCTAGTGTGACAGAAAGTACAGCGTCTTCATGTGTAAGGACAGACCTAACATTGCGCATTGTTGTGACCTTTCTGCGCACTATTGCGGACCTCTTTTATCTGTTGCACCTGATAATTAAGTTCAGGACCGCATATGTGGCTCCAAGCTCACGGGTATTTGGCAGGGGAGAACTTGTCATGGACCCAAGGAAGATTGCAAGAAGATATTTTAGATCTGATTTCTTCATTGATTTTATTGCTACACTCCCTCTACCCCAG ATGGTCATCTGGTTTATTATCCCAGCAACCAGAAGCCCTCAGACTGATCACAAGAATAATGCGCTTGCATTGATTGTTTTGCTCCAATATGTTCCaagattatatttgatttttccaTTAAGTTCTCAAATAATCAAAGCAACAGGAGTGGTTACGAAGACTGCTTGGGCAGGAGCTGCATATAACTTGCTGCTGTATATGTTAGCTAGCCAC GTTTTAGGGGCATCTTGGTATCTTCTATCTGTGGACCGATACACTACTTGTTTGAAATCCTTTTGCAAAAAGGAACAAAATCCTGAAAATTGCTTTGGCTACCTGGACTGCAGTTCTTTGAATGTTGATCTGCGCAAGTTATGGGCAAATAGTACAAATGTGTTTAGCAGCTGTGATCCCAGTAATAAGGATATTAATTTCAAGTTTGGAATATTTGAAAATGCAGTAAAGAAACATGTTGTTTCTTCAGCCTTTATTCCAAAATACCTTTATTGTTTATGGTGGGGACTGCAACAATTAAG TTCTTATGGGCAAAACCTAGAAACTAGCACGTTTATTGGGGAAACATCATTCGCCATTGTCATTGCCATCTTAGGCCTTGTACTATTTTCCCATTTGATTGGGAACATGCAG ACATATTTGCAATCTATCACTATAAGGCTTGAGGAGTGGAGGCTTAAGCGAAGAGACACAGAAGAGTGGATGAAGCATCGCCAACTCCCTGAAGATTTGAGAAGTCGTGTTAGACGATTTGTTCAATATAAATGGCTTGCTACTCGTGGAGTTGATGAGGAAACCATTCTACGTGCATTACCTGCTGATCTTCGCCGTGATATTCAAAGGCACCTTTGCTTAGACCTTGTTAGAAGA GTTCCCTTCTTCTCACAGATGGATGATCAGCTTCTGGATGCAATATGTGAGCGGCTGGTATCGTCTCTGAGCACTCAAGGCACTTACATTGTTCGTGAGGGTGACCCCGTGACTGAAATGCTTTTTATCATTAGAGGTAGATTGGATAGTTGTACTACCAATGGTGGCCGTACTGGTTTCTTCAACTCAATCATATTGAGACCTGGAGATTTTTGTGGCGAGGAGCTACTTTCTTGGGCTTTACTACCAAAATCAACTATTAATTTACCTTCGTCAACCAGGACAGTTAAAGCCATAAGTGAGGTCGAGGCTTTTGCTCTTCGAGCTGAAGACCTCAAGTTTGTTGCCAATCAATTTAGGCGCCTTCACAGTAAGAAGCTGCAGCACACTTTTCGATTTTATTCCCACCATTGGAGGACTTGGGCAGCCTGCTTTATACAGGCTGCTTGGCGGCGATATAAGAAAAGGATATCTATGAAAGACCTCGGTTTGAGGGAATCCATTCCTTCAGATGAGACAGTAGCTAGTGAGAGAGAACAGGAGGACTATTCTGCCAGTTCAAATTCAACTCAGGCGAAATTGAACCTTGGGGCAACAATTCTTGCTTCGAGATTTGCTGCTAATACACGAAGAGGAGCCTTGAAGATTAAGGATGACATGCCCAAGTTACCAAAGCCCGAAGAACCCGACTTTTCCGCTGAAGCCGATGATGATTAG
- the LOC114164763 gene encoding cyclic nucleotide-gated ion channel 17 isoform X2: MCVLRVYNFRFYSDGKKHKKPVWGASEPPALKPSNLLPLGKNRIVETFRISGSKVFPEDHEPWRKRILDPGSEIVLKWNRVFIVSCLVALFVDPLYFYLPSVTESTASSCVRTDLTLRIVVTFLRTIADLFYLLHLIIKFRTAYVAPSSRVFGRGELVMDPRKIARRYFRSDFFIDFIATLPLPQMVIWFIIPATRSPQTDHKNNALALIVLLQYVPRLYLIFPLSSQIIKATGVVTKTAWAGAAYNLLLYMLASHVLGASWYLLSVDRYTTCLKSFCKKEQNPENCFGYLDCSSLNVDLRKLWANSTNVFSSCDPSNKDINFKFGIFENAVKKHVVSSAFIPKYLYCLWWGLQQLSSYGQNLETSTFIGETSFAIVIAILGLVLFSHLIGNMQTYLQSITIRLEEWRLKRRDTEEWMKHRQLPEDLRSRVRRFVQYKWLATRGVDEETILRALPADLRRDIQRHLCLDLVRRVPFFSQMDDQLLDAICERLVSSLSTQGTYIVREGDPVTEMLFIIRGRLDSCTTNGGRTGFFNSIILRPGDFCGEELLSWALLPKSTINLPSSTRTVKAISEVEAFALRAEDLKFVANQFRRLHSKKLQHTFRFYSHHWRTWAACFIQAAWRRYKKRISMKDLGLRESIPSDETVASEREQEDYSASSNSTQAKLNLGATILASRFAANTRRGALKIKDDMPKLPKPEEPDFSAEADDD; this comes from the exons ATGTGTGTTCTAAGAGTTTACAATTTTAGGTTCTACTCGGATggcaaaaagcataaaaaacCAGTGTGGGGAGCTTCTGAGCCTCCAGCGCTTAAACCTAGCAATTTGCTGCCATTGGGGAAAAATAGAATTGTTGAAACATTTAGAATTAGCGGATCGAAGGTATTCCCGGAGGACCACGAGCCGTGGCGTAAAAGAATTCTTGACCCTGGTAGTGAGATTGTGTTGAAATGGAACCGGGTCTTCATAGTTTCATGCTTGGTGGCTCTTTTTGTTGATCCACTGTACTTTTATTTGCCTAGTGTGACAGAAAGTACAGCGTCTTCATGTGTAAGGACAGACCTAACATTGCGCATTGTTGTGACCTTTCTGCGCACTATTGCGGACCTCTTTTATCTGTTGCACCTGATAATTAAGTTCAGGACCGCATATGTGGCTCCAAGCTCACGGGTATTTGGCAGGGGAGAACTTGTCATGGACCCAAGGAAGATTGCAAGAAGATATTTTAGATCTGATTTCTTCATTGATTTTATTGCTACACTCCCTCTACCCCAG ATGGTCATCTGGTTTATTATCCCAGCAACCAGAAGCCCTCAGACTGATCACAAGAATAATGCGCTTGCATTGATTGTTTTGCTCCAATATGTTCCaagattatatttgatttttccaTTAAGTTCTCAAATAATCAAAGCAACAGGAGTGGTTACGAAGACTGCTTGGGCAGGAGCTGCATATAACTTGCTGCTGTATATGTTAGCTAGCCAC GTTTTAGGGGCATCTTGGTATCTTCTATCTGTGGACCGATACACTACTTGTTTGAAATCCTTTTGCAAAAAGGAACAAAATCCTGAAAATTGCTTTGGCTACCTGGACTGCAGTTCTTTGAATGTTGATCTGCGCAAGTTATGGGCAAATAGTACAAATGTGTTTAGCAGCTGTGATCCCAGTAATAAGGATATTAATTTCAAGTTTGGAATATTTGAAAATGCAGTAAAGAAACATGTTGTTTCTTCAGCCTTTATTCCAAAATACCTTTATTGTTTATGGTGGGGACTGCAACAATTAAG TTCTTATGGGCAAAACCTAGAAACTAGCACGTTTATTGGGGAAACATCATTCGCCATTGTCATTGCCATCTTAGGCCTTGTACTATTTTCCCATTTGATTGGGAACATGCAG ACATATTTGCAATCTATCACTATAAGGCTTGAGGAGTGGAGGCTTAAGCGAAGAGACACAGAAGAGTGGATGAAGCATCGCCAACTCCCTGAAGATTTGAGAAGTCGTGTTAGACGATTTGTTCAATATAAATGGCTTGCTACTCGTGGAGTTGATGAGGAAACCATTCTACGTGCATTACCTGCTGATCTTCGCCGTGATATTCAAAGGCACCTTTGCTTAGACCTTGTTAGAAGA GTTCCCTTCTTCTCACAGATGGATGATCAGCTTCTGGATGCAATATGTGAGCGGCTGGTATCGTCTCTGAGCACTCAAGGCACTTACATTGTTCGTGAGGGTGACCCCGTGACTGAAATGCTTTTTATCATTAGAGGTAGATTGGATAGTTGTACTACCAATGGTGGCCGTACTGGTTTCTTCAACTCAATCATATTGAGACCTGGAGATTTTTGTGGCGAGGAGCTACTTTCTTGGGCTTTACTACCAAAATCAACTATTAATTTACCTTCGTCAACCAGGACAGTTAAAGCCATAAGTGAGGTCGAGGCTTTTGCTCTTCGAGCTGAAGACCTCAAGTTTGTTGCCAATCAATTTAGGCGCCTTCACAGTAAGAAGCTGCAGCACACTTTTCGATTTTATTCCCACCATTGGAGGACTTGGGCAGCCTGCTTTATACAGGCTGCTTGGCGGCGATATAAGAAAAGGATATCTATGAAAGACCTCGGTTTGAGGGAATCCATTCCTTCAGATGAGACAGTAGCTAGTGAGAGAGAACAGGAGGACTATTCTGCCAGTTCAAATTCAACTCAGGCGAAATTGAACCTTGGGGCAACAATTCTTGCTTCGAGATTTGCTGCTAATACACGAAGAGGAGCCTTGAAGATTAAGGATGACATGCCCAAGTTACCAAAGCCCGAAGAACCCGACTTTTCCGCTGAAGCCGATGATGATTAG
- the LOC114164405 gene encoding AP2-like ethylene-responsive transcription factor At1g16060 encodes MGKHPRHKTNATTNNNNNNLNSTNTVTTKVKRTRRSVPRDSPPQRSSIYRGVTRHRWTGRYEAHLWDKNCWNESQNKKGRQVYLGAYDDEEAAAHAYDLAALKYWGQDTILNFPLCTYQNEVKEMEGQSREEYIGSLRRKSSGFSRGVSKYRGVARHHHNGRWEARIGRVFGNKYLYLGTYATQEEAATAYDMAAIEYRGLNAVTNFDLSRYIKWLKPNNNDNTVNPNVLDANPNSETNFTPNSNQQQGFNFFQSQESTATQPRSSGATSALGLLLQSSKFKEMMEMTSAADLSTAASESELVPCTFPDDIQTYFECEDSNRYGEGDDNMFSELNGFVPHMFHCDEF; translated from the exons atGGGGAAACACCCAAGACACAAAACCAATGCAACCactaacaacaacaacaacaaccttaACTCCACCAACACCGTCACCACCAAGGTTAAACGAACAAGAAGAAGTGTCCCCAGAGATTCCCCTCCTCAACGCAGCTCAATATACAGAGGAGTCACTAG GCACCGATGGACAGGCCGATATGAAGCTCATTTGTGGGACAAGAATTGCTGGAATGAGTCGCAGAACAAGAAAGGACGACAAG TGTACCTCG GTGCTTATGACGATGAAGAGGCTGCAGCACACGCTTACGATTTAGCAGCATTGAAATACTGGGGTCAAGATACCATACTTAATTTTCCA TTATGTACGTACCAGAATGAAGTGAAAGAAATGGAGGGTCAATCTCGAGAAGAGTATATTGGATCATTAAGAAG GAAAAGCAGCGGCTTTTCTCGTGGAGTGTCTAAATACAGAGGTGTTGCAAG ACACCATCATAATGGAAGATGGGAGGCTCGGATTGGCAGGGTTTTCGGCAACAAATATCTTTACCTCGGAACTTACG CCACACAAGAAGAAGCTGCAACAGCATACGACATGGCAGCTATTGAATATCGAGGACTCAACGCTGTGACCAATTTCGACCTTAGCCGCTACATAAAGTGGCTTAAGCCAAACAACAACGACAACACTGTGAACCCTAATGTTCTTGACGCTAACCCTAATTCTGAGACCAACTTTACCCCAAATTCTAATCAACAACAAGGATTCAATTTTTTCCAGAGTCAAGAATCGACGGCGACTCAGCCTCGATCTTCTGGCGCCACGTCAGCCCTAGGACTTTTGCTGCAGTCGTCCAAGTTCAAGGAGATGATGGAGATGACTTCCGCCGCCGATTTATCGACGGCGGCGTCGGAGTCTGAGTTGGTGCCGTGCACGTTTCCCGATGACATTCAGACCTATTTCGAGTGCGAAGATTCCAACAGATATGGAGAAGGGGATGATAACATGTTCAGCGAGCTCAACGGGTTTGTGCCCCATATGTTCCATTGTGATGAGTTTTGA